CCTGTTTCACGCCAACTTACGGTGGTAATATGATAAAATAGCAAAAATAGTGACAAATTCAACTATTCTAATAATAAATGAAGAAAAGGGGTTAATAATGATGAGCCAATCCAACACATATAACGTTGCTGTAGTAGGTGCTACAGGAGCTGTCGGTCAAAAGATGCTTGAAACACTTGCAGATCGAGACTTTCCAATTAATCAATTAAAACTTTTATCCTCAAGTCGTTCTGCTGGACTCAAGACAACATTTAAAGGAAATGAGTACGTGGTAGAAGAAGCGACTCCTGAAAGTTTCGCAGATATAGACATTGCACTATTCTCAGCTGGTGGATCCGTCTCAAAAAAATTAGCGCCGGAAGCCGTAAAAAAAGGTGCTGTGGTCATCGATAATACGAGTGCATATCGTATGGCAGAAGATGTACCTCTTGTGGTTCCTGAGGTGAATGAAGCAGACATTAAAAACCATAAAGGCATTATAGCCAACCCGAACTGTTCCACGATTCAAATGGTCGCTGCCCTGGAACCTATCAGGAAATCATTGGGGATTAATCGAGTGATCGTTTCCACCTATCAGGCCGTTTCAGGTGCTGGAAATGAAGCTAATGATGAACTGAGAGAACAATCTCAGGCGTTCCTGAACGGGGAAGAGCTTGAAGCTAATATTTTACCTGCTAAAGGAGATGAAAAGCATTACCCGATTGCCTTTAACGCCCTGCCACAAATTGATGTTTTTCAAGATAATGGATACACATTTGAAGAAAT
The Halobacillus halophilus DSM 2266 DNA segment above includes these coding regions:
- the asd gene encoding aspartate-semialdehyde dehydrogenase, yielding MSQSNTYNVAVVGATGAVGQKMLETLADRDFPINQLKLLSSSRSAGLKTTFKGNEYVVEEATPESFADIDIALFSAGGSVSKKLAPEAVKKGAVVIDNTSAYRMAEDVPLVVPEVNEADIKNHKGIIANPNCSTIQMVAALEPIRKSLGINRVIVSTYQAVSGAGNEANDELREQSQAFLNGEELEANILPAKGDEKHYPIAFNALPQIDVFQDNGYTFEEMKMINETKKIMHMPKLSVAATCVRLPIFTSHAESVYIEIEQDGVSVEEIQRLLAEAPGIVLQDDPATQTYPTPLSSAEKKDVFVGRIRKDLDEDRGFHLWVVSDNLLKGAAWNSVQIAERIVANQWL